In Methylocystis echinoides, one genomic interval encodes:
- a CDS encoding polyamine ABC transporter substrate-binding protein — protein sequence MKKFFAALLFALACAPASGAERVVNIFNWSDYIDPGVLENFTRETGIKVVYDTYDSNEMLESRLLAGATGYDIVVPSATFLERQIKAGVLQPIDRKRLANAANIWSEIDGRLSRYDPGNAHAVNYMWYTTGVAYNVAKITQRLGKPITSWDQVLRPEALKKLADCGVYVLDSPEDVFAITLNYLKLDPNSKREADLKRAADHLSGLRRYIKKFHSSEYINALANGDICLAIGWAGDSLQARNRAREAGADVDIAYVIPTEGTLMSMDNFAIPIDAPHVKEAYQFIDYMLRPDVAARNTKATNFANGVGPSRPLIDRSIADDPGVYPPESTMRRLFTVTTPNQPEQKFITRLWTTVKTGK from the coding sequence ATGAAGAAGTTTTTCGCCGCTCTGCTTTTCGCCCTCGCCTGCGCGCCCGCCTCCGGGGCCGAGCGCGTCGTCAATATTTTCAACTGGAGCGACTATATCGATCCGGGCGTGCTGGAGAATTTCACCCGCGAGACGGGGATCAAGGTCGTCTACGACACCTACGACTCCAATGAGATGCTCGAGTCGCGGCTTCTCGCCGGCGCCACCGGATATGACATCGTCGTGCCCTCGGCGACCTTCCTGGAGCGTCAGATCAAGGCGGGCGTGCTGCAGCCGATCGATCGCAAACGGCTCGCAAACGCGGCGAATATCTGGAGCGAGATCGACGGCCGGCTGTCGCGTTACGACCCCGGCAACGCGCATGCCGTAAACTACATGTGGTACACGACCGGCGTCGCCTATAATGTCGCCAAGATCACGCAGCGCCTCGGCAAGCCGATCACCAGCTGGGACCAGGTGCTGCGGCCGGAAGCCTTGAAGAAACTCGCCGACTGCGGCGTCTATGTGCTCGATAGTCCCGAGGACGTTTTCGCGATCACGCTCAATTATCTCAAGCTCGATCCCAATTCGAAGCGCGAGGCCGATTTGAAGCGCGCGGCCGACCATCTTTCGGGACTGCGCCGTTACATCAAGAAATTCCACTCTTCGGAATATATCAACGCGCTCGCCAATGGCGACATTTGCCTCGCCATCGGCTGGGCGGGCGACAGCCTGCAGGCGCGCAACCGCGCGCGCGAGGCCGGCGCCGACGTCGATATCGCCTACGTCATCCCGACGGAAGGCACGCTGATGTCAATGGACAATTTCGCCATCCCCATCGACGCGCCACATGTCAAGGAGGCTTATCAGTTCATCGATTACATGCTGCGGCCGGACGTCGCGGCGCGCAACACCAAGGCGACCAATTTCGCCAATGGCGTCGGCCCCTCGCGCCCGCTCATCGACAGATCCATCGCCGACGATCCGGGCGTCTATCCGCCGGAATCGACCATGCGCCGCCTCTTCACCGTGACGACGCCCAATCAGCCCGAGCAGAAATTCATCACGCGCCTCTGGACGACGGTGAAGACCGGCAAATAG
- a CDS encoding enoyl-CoA hydratase produces the protein MTYETIELESHGRVALVRLNRPQALNALNALLISELDCALAGFAADEGVGCVVITGSEKAFAAGADIKEMADKSFADAFLSDFIGRWDTLARFRKPTIAAVAGFALGGGCELAMMCDFIIAADTAQFGQPEIKLGVIPGAGGTQRLTRAVGKAKAMDLVLTGRMMGAEEAERAGLVARVVPAADLLSEALKAGAAVAAMSLPAALMAKEAVNAAFETTLTEGVRFERRLFYSLFATEDQKEGMAAFVEKRKAGFRHR, from the coding sequence ATGACCTATGAGACGATTGAACTGGAGTCGCACGGCCGCGTCGCCCTGGTGCGGCTCAACCGGCCGCAGGCGCTCAATGCGCTGAATGCGCTGCTCATCAGCGAACTCGATTGCGCGCTTGCCGGCTTCGCGGCGGACGAGGGCGTCGGCTGCGTCGTCATCACCGGCTCGGAGAAGGCCTTCGCCGCCGGCGCCGACATCAAGGAAATGGCCGACAAGAGTTTCGCCGACGCCTTCTTGAGCGACTTCATCGGCCGCTGGGACACGTTGGCGCGCTTCCGCAAGCCGACCATCGCCGCCGTAGCGGGCTTTGCGCTCGGCGGGGGCTGCGAGCTCGCCATGATGTGCGACTTCATCATCGCCGCCGATACGGCCCAGTTCGGCCAGCCCGAGATCAAGCTCGGGGTCATTCCCGGCGCCGGGGGCACGCAGCGGCTGACCCGCGCCGTGGGCAAAGCCAAGGCGATGGACCTTGTTCTTACAGGGCGGATGATGGGGGCGGAGGAGGCCGAGCGCGCGGGGCTCGTGGCGCGGGTGGTCCCCGCCGCCGACCTCCTTTCCGAGGCGCTCAAGGCGGGCGCGGCCGTCGCCGCCATGTCGCTGCCGGCGGCGCTGATGGCCAAGGAGGCGGTGAACGCCGCCTTCGAGACCACTTTGACCGAGGGCGTGCGATTCGAGCGGCGGCTGTTCTACTCTCTCTTCGCCACGGAGGATCAGAAAGAGGGCATGGCCGCATTCGTGGAAAAGCGCAAAGCCGGCTTTCGCCACCGGTAA
- a CDS encoding Rrf2 family transcriptional regulator, whose translation MKLLPRPARFALMATLDVALHARGRPVSSKELAARHDLPPRRLETLLQALVRAGILKSVRGPAGGYELARERRRLCVGEIVRVALRAEEEADEAPALLVAVLEPLIAETEEATLARLDDITLEDLYARAVAQGFGEKQPTSDFEI comes from the coding sequence ATGAAGCTTCTGCCGCGGCCCGCGCGATTCGCCCTCATGGCGACGCTCGACGTCGCGCTCCATGCGCGCGGCCGGCCGGTCTCGTCCAAAGAGCTCGCGGCGCGCCACGATCTGCCGCCGCGGCGTCTGGAGACGCTGCTGCAGGCGCTGGTGCGCGCGGGGATCTTGAAGAGCGTCCGCGGCCCCGCCGGCGGCTATGAACTCGCCCGCGAGCGGCGCCGCCTTTGCGTCGGCGAGATCGTGCGCGTCGCCTTGCGCGCCGAGGAGGAAGCCGACGAGGCGCCGGCGCTGCTCGTCGCGGTGCTCGAGCCGCTGATTGCCGAAACCGAGGAGGCGACGCTCGCCCGGCTCGACGACATCACGCTCGAAGACCTTTACGCCCGCGCCGTCGCCCAGGGCTTCGGCGAAAAACAGCCGACGAGCGATTTCGAGATTTAA
- the coaBC gene encoding bifunctional phosphopantothenoylcysteine decarboxylase/phosphopantothenate--cysteine ligase CoaBC → MRQSLDGKTILLIVGGGIAAYKSLDLVRRLRERGARVRVVMTAAAKEFVTPFAFASLTNERVHENLFSPTDEQEMGHIQLSRAADLIVVAPATAHLLARAAQGLCDDLATTLLLATDKRALYAPAMNLRMWLAAATQRNVATLKQDGALFVGPEEGDMACGEYGPGRMSEPLDIAAAVEAALQGDARLPLPLVKAGPLSGRHVIVTSGPTHEAIDPVRYIANRSSGKQGHAIAAAAAAAGARVTLVSGPVTLPDPKGCAVVRVESAREMFAAVNDALPADVFIGAAAVADWRVEAAAHKIKKEQGASAPAFSLVENPDILASVARASRRPRLVVGFAAETRDVIAHARQKLNRKGCDLIVANDVSEGSGVFGGDANEAHLVSSGGVESWPRMSKEAVAARLVGRIAEIIADSEAPE, encoded by the coding sequence TTGAGGCAAAGCCTTGATGGCAAGACGATTCTGCTGATCGTTGGCGGCGGGATCGCGGCCTATAAGTCGCTCGATCTCGTGCGCCGGCTGCGCGAGCGCGGCGCGCGGGTGCGGGTCGTCATGACCGCCGCCGCCAAGGAATTCGTCACGCCGTTCGCCTTCGCCAGCCTGACGAACGAGAGGGTTCACGAGAACCTTTTCTCGCCGACCGACGAACAGGAGATGGGCCATATCCAGCTCTCGCGCGCGGCCGATCTGATCGTCGTCGCGCCGGCGACGGCGCATCTTCTCGCCCGCGCGGCGCAGGGGCTTTGCGACGATCTCGCCACCACGCTTCTGCTCGCCACCGACAAGCGCGCGCTCTACGCGCCCGCGATGAATCTGCGCATGTGGCTCGCGGCGGCGACGCAGCGCAACGTCGCGACGCTGAAACAGGATGGCGCCCTGTTCGTCGGGCCGGAGGAGGGCGATATGGCCTGTGGCGAGTATGGGCCCGGCCGCATGAGCGAACCGTTGGACATCGCTGCCGCGGTCGAGGCCGCGCTCCAAGGCGACGCGCGTCTGCCGCTGCCGCTCGTCAAGGCAGGCCCGCTCTCGGGCCGCCACGTGATCGTGACCTCGGGCCCGACCCATGAGGCGATTGATCCAGTGCGCTATATCGCCAACCGTTCCTCCGGCAAGCAGGGCCACGCGATCGCCGCGGCGGCGGCCGCCGCCGGCGCGCGGGTGACGCTCGTGTCCGGGCCGGTGACGCTGCCCGATCCAAAAGGCTGCGCGGTCGTGCGCGTCGAAAGCGCGCGCGAAATGTTCGCCGCGGTCAACGACGCGCTGCCGGCCGATGTGTTCATTGGGGCGGCGGCGGTCGCCGACTGGCGTGTCGAGGCCGCCGCTCACAAGATCAAGAAAGAGCAGGGGGCTTCGGCGCCGGCTTTCTCTCTGGTCGAGAACCCCGACATTCTCGCAAGCGTCGCGCGCGCGTCGCGACGCCCGCGCCTCGTCGTCGGCTTCGCCGCCGAGACTCGCGACGTGATCGCCCACGCGCGACAGAAGCTGAACCGCAAGGGCTGCGATCTCATCGTCGCCAACGACGTCTCCGAGGGGTCTGGCGTTTTCGGCGGCGACGCCAATGAAGCGCATCTCGTCTCCAGCGGCGGCGTCGAGAGCTGGCCGCGCATGAGCAAGGAGGCGGTCGCCGCGCGCCTTGTCGGGCGCATTGCTGAAATCATCGCCGACAGCGAGGCCCCCGAATGA
- a CDS encoding DUF3124 domain-containing protein, with the protein MLALGAALAALFAADAVSSRDRDQSAVIVSPEATAPAPEQKLSNLGRSFVPLHSTLIGQGGVTRLNFSATLSIHNASATHVLAVQQIDYRSGSGQLVESYLPAPIYLKPYASLQVIIAQDDVRAGVGASFTVDWGAAAGADEPVVDALMASFVGTRSYSFLSPGRRVSRPQ; encoded by the coding sequence TTGCTCGCTCTCGGCGCGGCCCTCGCCGCGCTTTTTGCCGCCGACGCTGTCTCTTCACGCGACCGGGACCAATCCGCGGTCATCGTCAGCCCCGAAGCGACCGCGCCCGCGCCGGAGCAGAAGCTTTCCAACCTCGGACGCAGCTTCGTGCCGCTGCACTCGACCCTCATCGGACAAGGCGGCGTGACGCGGCTCAATTTCTCGGCGACGCTCTCGATCCACAATGCGTCGGCGACTCACGTGCTCGCCGTGCAGCAAATCGACTATCGCAGCGGGTCGGGCCAGCTTGTCGAGAGCTATCTTCCCGCGCCGATCTATCTGAAGCCCTATGCCTCCCTGCAGGTCATCATCGCCCAGGACGACGTGCGCGCCGGCGTCGGCGCCAGCTTCACCGTCGACTGGGGCGCCGCAGCGGGCGCTGACGAGCCCGTGGTCGACGCGCTCATGGCGTCCTTCGTCGGAACGCGCAGCTATAGCTTCCTCTCGCCGGGCCGGCGCGTGTCGCGCCCGCAATGA
- the proS gene encoding proline--tRNA ligase, with the protein MRLSRYFLPILRETPKEAEIVSHRLMLRAGMIRQESAGIYAWLPLGLKVLNNINRIIREEQNRAGAVELLMPTIQSADLWRESGRYDAYGKEMLRIADRHDREMLFGPTNEEMITEIFRAYVRSYKDLPLNLYHIQWKFRDEVRPRFGVMRSREFLMKDAYSFDLTAEAGRHSYNKMFVAYLRTFGRMGLTAIPMAAESGPIGGNLSHEFIILAETGESEVFCHKDFLSFPPPPANIDFDDVTALEGIVGQWTSRYAATSEMHDAGAFAAVPAESQVSARGIEVGHIFYFGTKYSEPMKAVVNGPDGKEVVVQMGSYGIGPSRLVAAIIEANHDDAGVIWPETVAPFHVGVADLKVGDPTTGKVCAELVEQLENAGLDVLHDDRDERPGGKFATLDLIGLPWQILVGPKGLADGRVEVKNRRTGERELLSPAEAAARVVAAVKQAGA; encoded by the coding sequence ATGCGCCTGTCCCGTTACTTCCTGCCCATCCTGCGCGAGACGCCCAAGGAGGCCGAGATCGTCTCGCATCGGCTGATGCTGCGGGCGGGCATGATCCGGCAGGAGTCGGCCGGCATTTACGCCTGGCTGCCGCTGGGCCTCAAAGTGCTGAACAACATCAACCGCATCATCCGCGAGGAGCAGAACCGGGCGGGCGCCGTCGAATTGCTGATGCCGACGATCCAGTCGGCCGATCTGTGGCGCGAATCCGGCCGCTACGACGCCTATGGCAAGGAGATGCTGCGCATCGCCGACCGGCATGACCGGGAAATGCTGTTCGGCCCGACCAACGAGGAGATGATCACGGAGATTTTCCGCGCCTATGTGCGCTCCTACAAGGATCTCCCGCTCAATCTTTACCATATCCAGTGGAAGTTCCGCGACGAGGTGCGCCCGCGCTTCGGCGTCATGCGCTCGCGCGAATTCCTCATGAAGGACGCTTACTCCTTCGACCTCACCGCCGAAGCCGGCCGCCATTCCTACAATAAGATGTTCGTGGCCTACCTGCGCACGTTCGGGCGCATGGGGCTCACCGCCATTCCGATGGCCGCGGAATCCGGCCCGATCGGCGGCAATCTGAGCCACGAATTCATCATTCTCGCCGAGACCGGCGAGAGCGAGGTGTTCTGCCACAAGGATTTCCTGTCCTTCCCGCCGCCGCCCGCAAACATCGATTTCGACGATGTTACGGCGCTCGAAGGGATCGTCGGCCAATGGACGAGCCGCTACGCCGCGACGAGCGAGATGCATGACGCGGGCGCCTTCGCCGCCGTGCCGGCGGAGTCGCAAGTTTCTGCGCGCGGAATCGAAGTCGGCCATATTTTCTACTTCGGGACCAAATATTCCGAACCCATGAAGGCCGTGGTCAACGGCCCCGACGGCAAGGAGGTCGTCGTGCAGATGGGTTCCTACGGCATCGGCCCTTCGCGTCTCGTCGCCGCGATCATCGAGGCCAATCACGACGACGCGGGCGTCATCTGGCCGGAAACGGTCGCGCCCTTCCATGTCGGCGTGGCCGATCTGAAGGTCGGAGACCCGACGACCGGAAAGGTCTGCGCCGAACTGGTCGAGCAGCTCGAAAACGCCGGGCTCGACGTGCTCCATGACGATCGCGACGAGCGGCCGGGCGGGAAGTTCGCCACGCTCGATCTCATCGGTCTGCCATGGCAGATTCTCGTCGGCCCCAAGGGGCTCGCCGACGGCCGCGTCGAGGTGAAGAACCGGCGCACCGGCGAGCGTGAGCTGCTGTCGCCCGCAGAGGCGGCGGCGCGAGTCGTCGCCGCGGTCAAGCAGGCGGGCGCATGA
- the rpsT gene encoding 30S ribosomal protein S20, translated as MANTASAKKAVRKIERRTAVNRARRSRMRTFVRKVEEAIASGDASVAAAALQSAVPEMMRAAQKGVLHKNTASRKVSRLSARVKALAAK; from the coding sequence ATGGCCAATACTGCTTCGGCCAAAAAAGCCGTTCGCAAGATCGAGCGCCGCACGGCGGTAAACCGCGCGCGCCGCAGCCGCATGCGCACCTTCGTGCGCAAGGTCGAAGAGGCGATCGCCTCGGGCGACGCGTCGGTCGCCGCCGCCGCCCTGCAGAGCGCCGTTCCGGAAATGATGCGCGCCGCGCAGAAGGGCGTCCTTCACAAGAACACGGCGTCGCGGAAGGTGTCTCGCCTCAGCGCCCGCGTTAAGGCGCTTGCCGCCAAGTAG
- the dut gene encoding dUTP diphosphatase, protein MKLSIRRLTNGEGLPLPAYASDGAAGLDLYAALPAGQKLVLEPGARDLIPTGVQIALPAGFEAQLRPRSGLAVEFGVTVLNAPGTIDSDYRGEVKALLINHGGQPFEITRGMRIAQLVIAPVAHAALVECEELEETARGAGGFGSTGLGERGE, encoded by the coding sequence ATGAAACTCTCCATCCGCCGTCTGACCAATGGCGAGGGCTTGCCGCTACCGGCCTATGCGAGCGACGGCGCCGCCGGACTCGATCTCTATGCGGCCTTGCCCGCCGGACAGAAACTCGTGCTCGAGCCGGGAGCCCGCGACCTGATTCCAACCGGCGTGCAGATTGCGCTGCCCGCCGGCTTCGAGGCGCAACTGCGGCCGCGCTCGGGACTGGCCGTCGAATTTGGCGTGACGGTGCTCAATGCGCCGGGCACGATCGACAGCGATTACCGCGGCGAGGTGAAGGCGCTGCTCATCAATCACGGCGGCCAGCCCTTCGAGATCACGCGCGGCATGCGCATCGCCCAGCTCGTGATCGCCCCGGTCGCGCATGCGGCCCTGGTCGAATGTGAAGAGCTCGAGGAGACCGCCCGCGGCGCGGGCGGCTTCGGCTCGACCGGGCTCGGAGAGCGCGGGGAATGA
- the dnaA gene encoding chromosomal replication initiator protein DnaA: MSNREMRADEIPAEHQNRWERVRQRLRAELGDAVYNSWFTRLELDRVESGALHLSVPTKFLKSWVQSHYASRIKARAANEFDKIERVVIDVRSTARKPKLREAAAEREPDAPTLIFEKTPAQANGAEAADVVMAPRRTMRAPARADGDALIGSPLDRRLSFSTFLVGPSNQLAYAAACRVAEARPGDTPMFNPLYAHAAVGLGKTHLLQALAHATNDNRRRAVYLTAERFMSGFVASLNSQTSIAFKERLRAIDMLIIDDVQFLQGKSIQQEFCHTLNALIDAGRQVVVAADRPPSDLETLDERVLSRFKGGLCVDIGPLDEALRVKILSARIFAAQEANPGFHVPPEVVSYVARTIITNGRDLEGAVNRLLAHVTLNGAPLTVDTAETAIRDLVRTQEPKRVKIDDIQKLVASHYNISRADILSSRRTANVVRPRQIAMYLSKVLTLRSLPEIGRRFGGRDHTTVLHAVRKIEELVSKDKSLAEVVDLLKRILSEQ; this comes from the coding sequence ATGTCGAACCGAGAGATGCGGGCTGACGAAATCCCCGCGGAGCACCAAAATCGATGGGAACGCGTTCGCCAGCGACTTCGCGCCGAACTCGGCGACGCTGTCTATAATTCCTGGTTCACGCGCCTCGAACTCGATCGCGTCGAGAGCGGCGCCTTGCACCTTTCGGTGCCGACCAAATTCTTGAAGAGCTGGGTGCAGTCCCACTATGCGTCGCGAATCAAGGCGCGCGCGGCCAATGAATTCGACAAGATCGAACGTGTCGTGATCGACGTCCGGTCGACAGCGCGCAAGCCGAAGTTGCGAGAGGCGGCGGCGGAGCGCGAGCCCGACGCGCCGACGCTTATTTTTGAAAAGACGCCTGCGCAGGCGAACGGCGCCGAGGCGGCTGACGTCGTCATGGCGCCGCGCCGCACGATGCGCGCGCCCGCCAGGGCCGACGGCGACGCGCTGATCGGCTCTCCGCTCGATCGGCGTTTGTCTTTTTCGACCTTCCTGGTCGGACCCTCCAATCAACTCGCCTACGCCGCCGCCTGCCGCGTAGCGGAGGCGCGTCCGGGCGACACGCCGATGTTCAACCCGCTTTACGCGCACGCCGCGGTGGGGCTCGGCAAGACCCATCTGCTGCAGGCGCTCGCCCACGCGACCAACGACAATCGCCGCCGGGCGGTCTATTTGACGGCGGAGCGTTTCATGAGCGGCTTCGTAGCGTCGCTCAATTCACAGACCTCGATCGCCTTCAAGGAAAGACTGCGCGCGATCGACATGCTGATCATCGATGACGTGCAGTTTCTGCAGGGCAAGTCCATTCAGCAGGAGTTCTGTCACACGCTCAACGCGCTGATCGACGCCGGCCGCCAGGTGGTGGTTGCGGCGGACCGTCCGCCGTCCGACCTGGAGACGCTCGATGAGCGGGTTCTCTCGCGATTCAAGGGCGGGCTCTGCGTCGATATCGGACCGCTCGACGAGGCGCTGCGCGTCAAGATTTTATCGGCGCGCATTTTTGCCGCGCAGGAGGCTAATCCCGGTTTCCACGTGCCGCCGGAGGTCGTCTCTTACGTCGCGCGCACCATCATCACAAACGGCCGCGATCTCGAAGGCGCGGTTAACCGCCTACTCGCGCATGTGACGCTCAATGGCGCGCCCTTGACGGTCGACACGGCCGAAACGGCGATCCGTGATCTCGTGCGCACGCAGGAGCCCAAGCGCGTCAAGATCGACGACATTCAGAAGCTCGTCGCGTCGCATTACAATATCTCGCGCGCCGACATTCTTTCCTCGCGTCGCACCGCGAATGTCGTGCGCCCGCGGCAGATCGCCATGTATCTGTCGAAAGTGTTGACGCTGCGCTCGCTGCCCGAGATCGGCCGGCGCTTCGGCGGCCGCGACCATACGACCGTGCTACATGCGGTGCGCAAGATCGAAGAGCTTGTCTCCAAGGACAAGAGCCTCGCCGAAGTCGTCGATTTGTTGAAGCGGATTCTGAGCGAGCAGTAA